A region from the Thalassophryne amazonica chromosome 2, fThaAma1.1, whole genome shotgun sequence genome encodes:
- the nsun3 gene encoding tRNA (cytosine(34)-C(5))-methyltransferase, mitochondrial: MFSMHRLYAHYKKIRFKSVKAVSLCNFQTGPDCDLLRTQQQTNQVVKGHKKAKSACQPVLVHFDQQYSQEIGDLWTSAKAVLLDPCTWQHGVMLNRFSILTDVEHILQTKGFSKVLPQTDASTLFCKSPSAVPCTQQRGGKASVIPLDCTLTSLPDESHLYQYSTADALRGHSQSEPSTCQHRPSLQCYIHPYPLRFPSQAHRPGQLKQYYLLNAASLLPVLALQVGDGERVLDLCSAPGGKAVAIMQTATPAFLCCNEPDPHRREWLAKTLESFLPHSVKTSVMVSAEDGRTFGQRQTGNYDKVLVDAPCSNDRSWLYSSSDQQGEQRLKERARLPLVQAQLLRSALSAVRPGGAVVYSTCTLSSPENHAVVDMVLNDCPEAEAEDLWEEIVIPFSKYFCFVPAPPDDFQSDHRPSPQTQHGTVSSYHRRLGILVVPQRGRTWGPMFLCRIRKRK, encoded by the exons ATGTTTTCAATGCATCGACTTTACGCTCATTACAAGAAAATTCGCTTCAAAAGTGTAAAAGCGGTGAGTTTGTGTAACTTTCAGACGGGTCCGGACTGTGATTTACTCCGCACACAGCAGCAAACTAACCag GTAGTAAAGGGGCACAAAAAAGCAAAATCTGCATGTCAACCCGTCCTGGTGCACTTTGACCAACAGTACAGTCAGGAAATTGGAGACCTGTGGACATCTGCAAA AGCAGTCCTGTTGGACCCCTGCACGTGGCAGCATGGGGTCATGTTGAATCGCTTTTCCATCCTGACAGACGTCGAGCACATTCTGCAGACAAAGGGTTTTTCCAAGGTCTTGCCACAAACGGACGCCTCCACGTTGTTTTGTAAATCCCCCTCAGCAGTGCCCTGTACTCAGCAGCGAGGAGGAAAAGCCTCTGTGATACCTCTTGATTGTACCTTGACATCCCTTCCAGATGAATCACATCTTTATCAATACAGTACCGCTGATGCTCTAAGAGGACACAGCCAATCAGAGCCTTCTACCTGTCAGCACCGTCCTTCCCTGCAGTGTTACATCCACCCATATCCGCTGCGTTTCCCCTCCCAGGCTCACAGACCTGGCCAGCTGAAGCAGTACTACCTCTTAAATGCTGCCTCCTTACTTCCGGTTTTGGCTTTGCAAGTGGGAGACGGGGAACGGGTTTTGGATCTTTGTTCTGCCCCTGGGGGTAAAGCGGTAGCCATAATGCAGACTGCCACCCCAG CATTTCTCTGCTGTAATGAACCTGATCCACACAGACGAGAGTGGCTGGCCAAAACTCTGGAGTCTTTTCTGCCTCACTCTGTAAAGACGAGCGTGATGGTGTCTGCAGAGGACGGACGGACCTTTGGACAAAGGCAAACAGGGAACTACGACAAG GTTTTGGTCGATGCGCCGTGTTCAAATGACAGAAGCTGGCTTTATTCTTCCAGTGACCAGCAGGGGGAACAGAGGTTGAAGGAAAGAGCCAGACTGCCTCTGGTCCAAGCTCAACTGCTGAG GTCTGCCCTGTCAGCAGTGCGTCCAGGGGGCGCTGTGGTCTATTCGACTTGCACCTTATCTAGCCCTGAAAACCATGCTGTGGTTGATATGGTACTTAATGACTGtcctgaggctgaagctgaagatCTGTGGGAGGAGATTGTCATTCCCTTCTCAAAgtacttttgttttgttcctgcgcCCCCAGATGATTTTCAGAGTGATCACAGGCCGTCCCCGCAGACACAGCATGGCACCGTTTCCTCATATCACCGCAGACTCGGCATCCTTGTGGTTCCCCAGCGTGGCAGAACCTGGGGTCCTATGTTTCTTTGTCGCATTCGAAAGCGGAAATAA